One region of Cinclus cinclus chromosome 1, bCinCin1.1, whole genome shotgun sequence genomic DNA includes:
- the GASK1A gene encoding Golgi-associated kinase 1A has protein sequence MCEKGLCSAYGCAEKNLKGKEPPKNQKQSVWSITTHNNTCHALYKPRKPPAQSEEEEANPVPDLIDAPAPPLRQELLQAPCAAPPAAQTVLRFIGRAASMELGGEVAAPLSGGQAYRKRLPKPHTLLRQDQAPGRSRRPRGMESDSAPWLSADDLQKMWLLSRGQVVSKTRVPAHGQIMRVGLRAVGDAKGDVSAASPEGDCQDGRCGLIKRPGDLYEVLAFHLDRVLGLNRSLPAVARRFSSRLLPYSYTNGALRPIIWWAPDLQHLEDANNDQNSCALGWLQYQEMLQPHRPMLVAGDAPCSSIPRSEWSRLALFDFLLQVHDRLDRYCCGFQPDPSEPCVEEMLHEKCRNPAELVLVHILVRRSAPSRLVFIDNAGRPQHPEEKLNFRLLQGIDRFPAAAVATLRSGRLQSLLLQSLRLDRELWESQGGAEGLRPLLWTIDRRAQILLRHIQEHNLTVFEDSLR, from the exons ATGTGTGAGAaggggctgtgctcagcctatggctgtgcagagaagaaCCTCAAGGGCAAGGAGCCTCCCAAAAACCAGAAACAGTCAGTCTGG TCCATAACAACCCATAACAACACGTGCCATGCCCTTTACAAACCAAGAAAACCTCCTGCACAGTCTGAAGAAGAAGAGGCCAATCCAGTCCCAGATCTGATTGATGCACCCGCTCCCCCATTGCGCCAGGAGCTGTTGCAAGCACCATGT GCTGCACCTCCTGCTGCCCAGACAGTTTTGCGGTTCATTGGGCGGGCAGCGAGCATGGAGCTGGGCGG GGAGGTGGCTGCTCCCCTGTCCGGAGGACAAGCCTACAGGAAAAGGCTCCCCAAGCCCCACACTCTCCTGCGGCAGGATCAGGCCCCTGGCCGGAGCAGGAGGCCACGGGGGATGGAGAGTGACAGTGCCCCATGGCTCTCTGCTGACGACCTCCAGAAGATGTGGCTGCTCTCCAGGGGGCAGGTGGTCTCCAAAACCCGCGTCCCTGCCCACGGGCAAATCATGCGAGTGGGGCTCCGTGCCGTGGGGGATGCCAAGGGGGATGTCTCGGCAGCCAGCCCAGAAGGAGACTGCCAGGATGGGCGCTGTGGGCTCATCAAGCGCCCTGGGGACCTGTATGAGGTGCTGGCCTTCCACCTGGACCGGGTGCTGGGGCTGAACCGCAGCCTGCCCGCCGTGGCCCGGCGCTTCAGCAGCCGCCTCCTGCCCTACAGCTACACCAATGGTGCCCTGCGCCCCATCATCTGGTGGGCTCCTgacctccagcacctggaggaTGCCAACAATGACCAGAACTCCTGTGCCCTGGGATGGCTGCAGTaccaggagatgctgcagccccacaggccGATGCTGGTGGCTGGGGAcgctccctgctccagcatcccaCGCAGCGAGTGGAGCCGCCTGGCCCTCTTTGACTTTCTTCTCCAG GTTCACGACCGCCTGGACCGCTACTGCTGTGGGTTTCAGCCTGATCCCTCTGAGCCCTGTGTGGAGGAGATGCTCCACGAGAAGTGCCGGAATCCAGCAGAGCTGGTCCTGGTCCACATCCTG GTCCGGAGGAGTGCTCCATCCCGCCTGGTGTTCATTGACAATGCGGGCAGGCCACAGCACCCTGAGGAGAAGCTCAACTTCAGGCTTCTGCAAGGCATAGACCG CTTCCCTGCGGCGGCGGTGGCCACGCTGCGGTCAGGCAGATtgcagagcctgctgctgcAGTCTCTGCGCCTGGACCGGGAGCTCTGGGAGAGCCAGGGTGGTGCCGAGGGGCTAAGACCCCTGCTTTGGACCATTGACAGGCGGGCACAAATCCTGCTCCGCCACATCCAAGAGCACAACCTGACGGTGTTTGAGGACTCGCTGCGCTGA